DNA from Kitasatospora herbaricolor:
CGGCGACACCAACAAGATCCGCTGCTCGGAGGGCCTCTTCATGCAGCTCTTCGGCCCGGACGAGGAGGACGAGAAGGCCAAGGCGAACCTGCCCGCCGACAAGATCGCCGCCGAGCCGCTCTACCCCTGCCCCGAGCAGCCAGCGCTCTTCCAGTCCGCGTGCTTCTTCTACGCGCCGACCTTCTACCTCTCCTCCCACGACTACGCCAACCACCCCGAGGCCTTCGCCGACGCCCTCAAGTGGTGCCTCAACGGCAAGGCCGCCGGCGGGGTGACGGACTGCAGCCGCGGGGTCGGCTCACGCACCATGAAGTACAACCTGGACCGCGAGGACTGGGCCGCCCAGCAGTGCGCCACGGCCGCCGACGCCTCCCAGCGCAAGGCCTGCGCGGAGGGCCTGGTCAGCTACTACACCGTGAACTACACCGACGGCGGCGCCGCCGGCCGGCTCTGCGCCAAGATCACCAACAAGGAGATCCAGGGCTACTGCCGGTCCGCCGCCGGGCTCTCCAGCACGCTGGACTGACCTCCCCGCCCGCCCCCGAGGGGCCCGCGCCGCCGTCACCCGGGGCCCGCACCGTCCGCACGCCGGGCGGCGCGGGCCCCTCGGCATACGCACCGTAGGATCTGCTCATCCAGGTGCGCCGAGGACGCCGCGCCGTCAGGCCCCCCACCTGCTGGAGCCGCACCATGAGCCCCGCCTCCCCCGCCGTGCCGCCCTCGTCCCCCACCCCTGTGGACGACTTCCGCGCCGCCGCCCACACCGCCGCCGACCTGGTCGCCGACTACCTCGGCGGGCTGCCCGGCCGCCCGGTCTGGCAGCCGATGGACCCCGCCGACCGGACGTCGCTGCTGGAGGCCCCGCTGCCCGAGGACGGCGTCCCCCTCGCCGAGCTGCTCGACTTCGTCGGCACCCGGGTGATGCCCGCGCCGATGGGCAACGGCAACCCGCGCTTCTTCGGCTGGGTGAACTCCGCACCCGCCCCCGCCGGCGTGCTCGCCACCCTGGCCGCCTCCGCGATGAACCCCAGCTCGGCCGGCGGCGACCACGCCGACGTCCACCTGGAGCGGGCCGTGGTGCGCTGGATCGCCGAGCTGGTCGGGTTCCCGCACCCGGCCGGGGGCGGCCTGCTGACCTCCGGCACCTCGATGGCGACCATCGTCTGCCTCGCCGCCGCCCGGGGCCGCGCCGCCCGCCGGGCCGGCTGGGACGTCCGCGAGGACGGCCTGGCCGGCATGCCCCCGCTGGTCGCCTACGCCACCGGGGAGACGCACTCCTGCGTCCGCAAGGCCGCCGAGCTGCTGGGCCTGGGCAGCAAGCACCTGCGGACCGTCCCCAGCGGCCCCGAGGGGCAGCTCGACACCGACGCGCTGCGCGCCGCGGTGGCCCGCGACCGCGCCGACGGCCTGCTGCCCTTCCTGGTGGTCGCCTCCGCGGGCACGGTCGGCACCGGCGCGGTGGACGCCTTCGACCCGATCGCCGACCTCTGCGCCGAGCAGGAGCTCTGGCTGCACGTGGACGGCGCGTACGGCGCCTTCGGCGTGCTCGACCCCGCGGTCGCCCACCGCTACGCCGGCCTGGAGCGCGCCGACTCGCTGGCGCTGGACCCGCACAAGTGGCTGGGCGTCCCGGTGGACTGCGGCTGCGCCCTGGTGCGCGACACCGACGAGCTGCGCGGCACCTTCAGCCTGGTCCCCTCCTACCTGCGGGACGAGGCGGCGGGCTCGCTCGGCTGGTTCTCCGAGTACGGCATGGAGCAGACCCGGCCGTTCCGCTCGCTGAAGGTCTGGGCGACCATCGCGCACCGCGGCCGGCAGGGCATCTCCGACGACATCGCCCGCTGCACCGCACTGGCCCGCCGGCTCGGCGAGCTGGTCGAGGCCGACCCCGAGCTGGAGCTGCTCGCACCGGTGCAGACCTCGATCGTGGCCTTCCGGCACCGCGCGGCGGGCCTGGACGAGGCCGCCGTGAACGCCGTCAACCGGGAGCTGCCGGTGGCGGTGCAGCTTCGCGGGCGGGTCTTCGTCACCGGAGCGCTGCTGGAGGGCCGCGAGATGCTGCGGGCCTGCCTGCTGAACGCGGCCACCACCGAGGCCGACCTCGAACTGCTGCTCGCCGAAGTCCGGTCCGCCGCGGCCGGGCTGACGGAGCGTCCGGCGGGGCGCTGAATCCGGGCGGCACCGGGGGAATGCGCGTACGAATGGTTCGACGAGACATTAACCCACAGGTCACGGGGGATTCGTGATCGTGAAACACCGGCGCGGCAGCATCATGGCATGGAACACCTGACGAACGGCCGCTCCCTCCCCCCGACGACCTCCCGCGCGCAGCGTCGCGGCGCCGGAATCCATCGCTGGCGCCGCGACACCGTCGAGCTCGCGGCGATCTTCCTCTCGGTCACCGCCGCCGACCTGGTGGCCAAGATCGTCGTGCACGGCCCGGACGGACCGCTGGTGCTCGCCGCCTCGGCGAGCGCCCTGCTCGCCACGGCGCTGTTCCACACCTGGTGGGCGCACCGCCACCTGCACGGACCGCCGTCGCCGGACACCCCCGCGCCGCCCGGCGCCGAGGCGGACGGCGCGACCGGGCCGATGGAAGACTTCGAGCAGACCACGCTCTGGCGGGTGCGCACCACGGTCGAGGACTCCCCCGGCAGCCTGGCCCGGGTGTGCACGGCCTTCGCCGAGCAGCGGGTCAACATCATCTCCATGCAGTCCCACCCGCTGCCCGCCGGGACGGTGGACGAGTTCTTCGTCCGCGCCCCGCTCTCCCTCACCCGCGCCGAGCTGACCCGGACCGTCGCCTCGGCCGGCGGGCACGACATCTGGACCGACCCGGCCGACGCGCACGACCTGGTCGACGTCCCCACCCACGTACTGGCCCTGGCGACCCGCACCGCGCTGGACGCCGCCGAGCTGCCGGTGGCCCTGCGGCAGCTGTTCGGGCAGTGCACCATCCGGCAGTTCCCCGGCGCCGGCAAGCGCGCCACCGCCGGGGTGGAGGGGCACGTGATGCGCCTGCCCGCGCCCTCGGGGGACCTGATCGAGCTGACCCGACCGCACCTGCCGTTCACCCCGACCGAGTTCGCCCGGGCCCAGGCCCTGGTGGAGCTGGACACCCTGCTCGGGCCGCGGGTGCCGCGGGTCAAGGCCCACCTCACCCTGCCCGCCGGGGCCGACCTGACCGTGCGCCGGGCCGACGCCGGCGACCACGAGGCGGCCCTGGCCATGCACGGGCGCTGCTCGACGGACACCCTGCGCAAGCGCTACCACGGCCCGGTACGGGACGCCGAGCGCTATCTGGACCACCTGCTGGACGCCCGGCACGGCCAGACCCTCGCGGTGGAGGCCGCCGACGGCCGGATCGTCGCACTCGGGCACCTGATGTGGGACGACGACAGTGCCGAGGTCGCCGTCCTGGTGGAGGACGGCTGGCAGCGCCGCGGGCTCGGGCTCGACCTGCTTCGGCGGATGTCCGCGCTTGCCCTGGAGGCCGGCGTCGACACCGTCTACGCGATCACCCAGGCCTCCAACACCGGGCTGATCTCCACCATGCGCAAGCTGGCGGCGCCGCTCGACTACCAGGTCGAGGAGGGCACCCTGGTGATCACCGCCCACCTGGCCGAGGCCACCGCCGAACTGCCCGTCCCCTGGCCGGGGCGACCGGGCCGCTGACACCGGGCCCGCCCCGCCGAGCCCGTCCCGTCCGGCCCGATCCGGTTCCGCCCCATCCCTTCCCGACCCTCCAGCACCGCTCCGTACCCGGACGGCCCCTCCGCCGCCCCGCCCCCGCCAGGGGAGCGGGGCGGCGGCGCCGCATCCGGCCCCGCCGCCCGCCGCCGCCCGGTGACGCAGATCACCGCCCGCGGCGACCGGCCGCCCCACGCCCGCGAGGCCCGCCGGGGAACCGGCCGCCCGGCCCCGGCCGTCCTGCGGTACGACAAGAACTCCGCGTGCCGTCCGTGCACGGCCCGTCCGGGAGGCCCCTGCGCGGGGCCCTCCGAGGGCCCGTCAGAGCTCCGCCCCGGCAATCCCGGCAGGCAGCGCGGGGTGCGGGACTCGGTCCCGGGGCGCGGAGTCGGTAGGCTGGCCCCGTCCCCGCCGCCCGACGGTCCGTTAACCGGCCCCCGGGTGGTGCCGCAGCAAGGAGGAACCACTGAGCATGGCAGGCACCGAAACGGAGGCCACAGGCGCGCGCGACGGCTCGCTGCCCGCCCGCGCCAAGATCGCCGTCACCGCCGGCCGAGTGGCCGCCGCCGTCTCGCGCAAGGCCGGCCGCGGCAGCGGTTCGGTGATCGGCGGCAAGATCGCCCTCAGGCTCGACCCCGATCTGCTCGCCACTCTCGCCGACCACCTCGACGTCATCCTGGTCAGCGCGACCAACGGCAAGACCACCACCACCCGTCTGATCGCCGAGGCCCTGCGGGCCGCCGGCCCGGTGGTGTCCAACGCGCTCGGCGCCAACATGCCCGCCGGCATCACCTCCGCGCTGGCCGGCGGCTCCGACGCCAGGTTCGGCGTGATCGAGGTCGACGAGAAGTACCTGGCCGGCGTCGCCCGCGACACCCGCCCGAAGGCGATCGCGCTGCTCAACCTCTCCCGCGACCAGCTCGACCGCGCGGCCGAGACCCGGATGATGGCCGAGAAGTGGCGCGAGGGCCTCAAGGACTCCGAGGCCGTGATCATCGCGAACGCGGACGACCCGCTGGTGACCTGGGCCGCGTCCTCCTGCAAGAAGGTGGTCTGGGTGGCCGCCGGACAGGCCTGGAAGGAGGACGCCTGGTCCTGCCCCGCCTGCGGCGGCGTGATGCAGCGCCCCGGGGACGACTGGTTCTGCCAGGACTGCGGCTTCCGTCGGCCCAACCCGCACTGGGCGCTGCAGGGCACCCACGTGGTGGACCCGCAGCGCGGAGCCTGGCCGATCCAGCTCCAGCTGCCCGGCCGGGCCAACCTGGCCAACGCCACCAGCTCGGCCGCCGTGGCCGCCGTCTTCGGGGTGGCCCCGCAGGTCGCCCTGGAGCGGATGCAGTCGGTGACGGCCGTGGCCGGCCGCTACGACGTGGTCCAGTACCAGGGCCGGGACATCCGGCTGCTGCTGGCGAAGAACCCGGCCGGCTGGCTGGAGACCTTCTCGCTGATCGACGGGCCGCCCACCCCGGTGATCCTCTCGGTGAACGCGATGGACGCCGACGGCACCGACACCTCGTGGCTGTGGGACGTGGACTACGAGCGGCTCTCCGGGCACCCGGTGTTCGTGATGG
Protein-coding regions in this window:
- a CDS encoding pyridoxal phosphate-dependent decarboxylase family protein, with the protein product MSPASPAVPPSSPTPVDDFRAAAHTAADLVADYLGGLPGRPVWQPMDPADRTSLLEAPLPEDGVPLAELLDFVGTRVMPAPMGNGNPRFFGWVNSAPAPAGVLATLAASAMNPSSAGGDHADVHLERAVVRWIAELVGFPHPAGGGLLTSGTSMATIVCLAAARGRAARRAGWDVREDGLAGMPPLVAYATGETHSCVRKAAELLGLGSKHLRTVPSGPEGQLDTDALRAAVARDRADGLLPFLVVASAGTVGTGAVDAFDPIADLCAEQELWLHVDGAYGAFGVLDPAVAHRYAGLERADSLALDPHKWLGVPVDCGCALVRDTDELRGTFSLVPSYLRDEAAGSLGWFSEYGMEQTRPFRSLKVWATIAHRGRQGISDDIARCTALARRLGELVEADPELELLAPVQTSIVAFRHRAAGLDEAAVNAVNRELPVAVQLRGRVFVTGALLEGREMLRACLLNAATTEADLELLLAEVRSAAAGLTERPAGR
- a CDS encoding GNAT family N-acetyltransferase, translated to MEHLTNGRSLPPTTSRAQRRGAGIHRWRRDTVELAAIFLSVTAADLVAKIVVHGPDGPLVLAASASALLATALFHTWWAHRHLHGPPSPDTPAPPGAEADGATGPMEDFEQTTLWRVRTTVEDSPGSLARVCTAFAEQRVNIISMQSHPLPAGTVDEFFVRAPLSLTRAELTRTVASAGGHDIWTDPADAHDLVDVPTHVLALATRTALDAAELPVALRQLFGQCTIRQFPGAGKRATAGVEGHVMRLPAPSGDLIELTRPHLPFTPTEFARAQALVELDTLLGPRVPRVKAHLTLPAGADLTVRRADAGDHEAALAMHGRCSTDTLRKRYHGPVRDAERYLDHLLDARHGQTLAVEAADGRIVALGHLMWDDDSAEVAVLVEDGWQRRGLGLDLLRRMSALALEAGVDTVYAITQASNTGLISTMRKLAAPLDYQVEEGTLVITAHLAEATAELPVPWPGRPGR
- a CDS encoding MurT ligase domain-containing protein, with the protein product MAGTETEATGARDGSLPARAKIAVTAGRVAAAVSRKAGRGSGSVIGGKIALRLDPDLLATLADHLDVILVSATNGKTTTTRLIAEALRAAGPVVSNALGANMPAGITSALAGGSDARFGVIEVDEKYLAGVARDTRPKAIALLNLSRDQLDRAAETRMMAEKWREGLKDSEAVIIANADDPLVTWAASSCKKVVWVAAGQAWKEDAWSCPACGGVMQRPGDDWFCQDCGFRRPNPHWALQGTHVVDPQRGAWPIQLQLPGRANLANATSSAAVAAVFGVAPQVALERMQSVTAVAGRYDVVQYQGRDIRLLLAKNPAGWLETFSLIDGPPTPVILSVNAMDADGTDTSWLWDVDYERLSGHPVFVMGQRKLDLAVRLEVAGLQFHVVDSLEQAVRMAPPGRIEAIANYTAFQQLRKVVAG